The genomic window ATGTCTTTGTAGTGCTCTACGTCTTTTAATTTCTTGGATTTCTTTACCAGCTTGCCGGAGACAAGCCCCTTGTATGTATCCGGCCTCCGGTTGCGGAGGAACCCCCACCCCTCTGAGTAAAATTCATTCCGCTCGAGGTCGAGCTCCACGATCACCGTTTCCTCTTTCGTCGCCGAAGCGCGCTTGAGCACCTTCCCGAACGGGTCGCATACGAACGACTGCCCCCAGAATACCATCCTGCCTTCGCGTCCGACGCGGTTCACTGCAGCGACATAGACGCTGTTCGAGATCGCGTGTCCCCTCTGCACGGTCTCCCAGGCGTCGTGCCAGTTCCCCTCGGCGTCGTAGCCGGTGATGTTCCCTATGGCCGTCGGATAGAAAATTATCTCGGCCCCTTTAAGGCGCGCCATGCGGGCCGCCTCGGGGAACCACTGGTCGTAGCATATGAGCACAGCGAACTTTACGCCGCCCGACTTGAATACCTTGTACCCCGCCCGGCCCTCTTCGAAATATTCCTTTTCGTAAAACCCCGGGTCCTGCGGTATGTGGACCTTGTTATACCGGCCTTGAAGCTTCCCGTCTTTCCCTATCACGACGGCCGTATTGAAATATTCCCCGCCCCTTTTCTCGTAAAATGGCACGACGAGCGTAACGCCGGATCTCCCGGCGGCTTTCCTCATCTCGCTCACCGTATATCCCGCGGCGCTTTCCGCGTAGTCGTCCTTCTTCTTCTTTTCCCACTGCGGGAAATAAGGCGTCTGGAAGAGCTCCTGAAGCGCAATGATCTCGGCTCCCTTACCGGCGGCTTCGCCTATCCTGTCGATCGTCCTTGCGACATTCGACCGGACGTCTTCCGAGACCTTGCTCTGTATGAGGGC from Thermodesulfobacteriota bacterium includes these protein-coding regions:
- a CDS encoding carbon-nitrogen hydrolase, yielding MKKVTIALIQSKVSEDVRSNVARTIDRIGEAAGKGAEIIALQELFQTPYFPQWEKKKKDDYAESAAGYTVSEMRKAAGRSGVTLVVPFYEKRGGEYFNTAVVIGKDGKLQGRYNKVHIPQDPGFYEKEYFEEGRAGYKVFKSGGVKFAVLICYDQWFPEAARMARLKGAEIIFYPTAIGNITGYDAEGNWHDAWETVQRGHAISNSVYVAAVNRVGREGRMVFWGQSFVCDPFGKVLKRASATKEETVIVELDLERNEFYSEGWGFLRNRRPDTYKGLVSGKLVKKSKKLKDVEHYKDMKKALRQK